One window of the Candidatus Jettenia sp. genome contains the following:
- the yajC gene encoding preprotein translocase subunit YajC gives MFFLLQAAGKQSSPGGMLSMLLPFILMFVVMYFLILRPQKKKERERKELLSRIKKNDRVITAGGIHGTITSVRETEVILRIDDTKDIKIKVDRGSIATVLEISHDDVGDVEEPKEITKESK, from the coding sequence ATGTTTTTTTTGTTACAGGCGGCCGGAAAGCAATCATCACCAGGTGGCATGTTATCTATGTTGCTTCCCTTTATACTGATGTTTGTTGTAATGTATTTCTTAATCTTAAGACCGCAGAAAAAAAAGGAAAGAGAGCGCAAGGAGTTATTATCAAGGATTAAGAAGAATGATCGGGTGATAACAGCTGGCGGAATTCATGGAACCATTACATCTGTTAGAGAAACCGAAGTTATACTCCGTATAGATGATACAAAAGATATAAAAATCAAGGTTGATAGAGGTTCCATCGCTACCGTATTGGAAATTTCTCATGATGATGTAGGTGATGTAGAAGAACCTAAAGAAATCACAAAAGAAAGTAAATAG
- the ruvA gene encoding Holliday junction branch migration protein RuvA gives MLDYIRGRVISKSPTRLILEVLGIGYRLHIPLSTFEKIPNHGEVTILTQLFIREDQIKMFGFATGEERDLFQLLLSVKGIGPNTAITILSGSTVDDIRHAVMHEDVKALEKIKGIGKKTAERIILELKENVKELARTVPIGMSVQQRALISDAVMALISLGYGRMVAEKAVSEAAKKLQEIDTIEALVREALKYKV, from the coding sequence ATGCTGGATTACATCCGAGGACGGGTGATTAGTAAGTCTCCTACTCGCTTAATTTTGGAAGTATTAGGCATCGGTTATCGATTACACATTCCCCTATCTACCTTCGAGAAAATCCCTAACCATGGCGAAGTTACCATTCTTACCCAGCTATTCATAAGGGAAGACCAAATAAAGATGTTTGGGTTTGCAACAGGAGAAGAAAGGGATTTATTTCAATTGTTGCTGTCCGTGAAGGGCATAGGACCTAATACAGCCATTACAATACTTTCTGGTAGTACCGTTGATGATATTAGACATGCCGTGATGCATGAAGATGTAAAGGCTTTAGAAAAAATTAAAGGAATAGGGAAAAAAACGGCTGAACGAATTATCCTGGAATTAAAGGAAAATGTTAAAGAACTCGCGAGGACTGTGCCTATTGGCATGAGTGTTCAACAAAGGGCGCTTATATCTGATGCTGTTATGGCTTTAATATCTTTAGGTTATGGGAGAATGGTCGCTGAGAAAGCGGTAAGCGAAGCAGCTAAAAAATTACAAGAGATCGATACTATCGAGGCGCTTGTCAGAGAAGCACTGAAATATAAGGTTTAA
- the ruvB gene encoding Holliday junction branch migration DNA helicase RuvB, producing MINEDVLSSTAIVEDKNLDLTLRPKRFNDFIGQDRIKENLRIYIEAAKKRGEFLDHILFSGPPGLGKTTLSQIIANEAHASIKTTSGPILDKPVDLAGILTNLQQGDILFIDEIHRLHATVEEYLYSAMEDFTIDIIIDQGPKARSVKIKLPKFTLIGSTTREGLLTAPLRSRFGVLEKLEFYPWTDLYKIVQNSARMLSIQIDEKGAEIVAKRSRGTPRITNRFLRRLRDVAQVRGNDIINEEVARRGLEMLGVDENGLGDMDRRILETVIRYDGGPVGLKTIAVSVSEEEDTIEEVYESFLIQSGYLDKTPRGRIATKLAYEHLGYQYHPEAGLQKRLF from the coding sequence ATGATAAACGAAGATGTTTTATCCTCTACAGCCATAGTTGAGGATAAGAATTTAGACCTTACACTCAGGCCTAAACGATTTAATGATTTTATTGGGCAGGATCGCATAAAAGAAAACCTCCGTATTTATATCGAAGCTGCAAAGAAAAGAGGGGAATTTTTAGATCACATCTTATTTTCCGGCCCCCCTGGTTTAGGGAAAACAACATTATCGCAAATTATAGCAAATGAAGCTCATGCATCGATTAAAACGACTTCGGGTCCTATTTTAGATAAGCCTGTAGATCTTGCGGGTATCCTAACGAATTTGCAACAAGGAGATATTCTTTTTATTGATGAAATTCATAGACTTCACGCAACGGTTGAAGAGTATCTTTATTCAGCGATGGAAGACTTTACTATTGATATTATTATCGACCAGGGGCCTAAGGCAAGATCAGTAAAAATCAAATTACCAAAATTTACGCTCATTGGATCTACTACCAGAGAGGGATTACTTACAGCACCTCTCCGTTCACGTTTTGGGGTGTTAGAGAAACTAGAGTTTTATCCCTGGACTGATCTTTACAAAATTGTGCAGAATTCTGCCCGCATGCTCTCTATTCAAATAGATGAGAAAGGAGCAGAAATTGTTGCAAAACGGTCGCGCGGCACACCAAGAATAACCAATAGATTTTTGAGACGTCTTCGCGATGTTGCTCAGGTTCGCGGAAATGATATCATCAATGAGGAAGTTGCCAGAAGAGGATTAGAGATGTTAGGGGTAGATGAGAACGGACTGGGAGATATGGATCGCAGAATCCTAGAAACTGTTATTCGATATGATGGTGGCCCTGTTGGCTTAAAAACCATTGCGGTTTCAGTAAGCGAAGAAGAGGATACCATAGAGGAAGTATATGAGTCATTTCTGATACAAAGTGGATATCTGGATAAAACACCTCGGGGAAGAATTGCAACAAAACTGGCGTATGAGCATTTAGGATATCAATACCATCCAGAAGCAGGGCTCCAGAAAAGATTATTTTAG
- a CDS encoding tetratricopeptide repeat protein, which translates to MITAITDIDLDKLLDTEAISRETIAYIREQVYSSKENRERLDKKIEELKLDINKERDSAKSKDLTLLFGICKWITGKIEEASNTLKEVKSRKIGSYYLGKCYQELGDYSQALECFGRSKRTDIEEFDITMDIAETKRMSGDVEGALEIIKRFLPSHENDAELFYQWGHCLDDLGEYQEALEKYEQALQIDPNHAKALFRIAFNYDIDGEDEKAIEYYERCTKLNPTYKNAFMNLGILYEDKGEYDDAVYCFEAVLDVEPTNARASLFVKDAKASTAMYYDEEVSKKQGRETEVLNIPISDFELSVRSKNCLEKMNIRTLKDLTRITEADLLSFKNFGETSLNEIKAILSQKGLRLGQAFESDDETELFGDNKGKEKIMDTVETISELGLSTRCRNALWKAGIETIGDIIEKNEAELIQKDIKQNYIDEIKESLSKFGLSLKVHNNMSTETELENSSIE; encoded by the coding sequence ATGATTACGGCTATCACTGATATTGACCTTGATAAATTGCTGGATACAGAAGCAATATCAAGGGAAACAATTGCATATATAAGAGAACAGGTATATAGTTCCAAAGAAAATAGAGAAAGATTAGATAAAAAAATTGAGGAATTAAAGCTTGATATTAATAAAGAGCGTGATAGTGCAAAATCAAAAGATTTAACGCTGTTATTCGGAATATGCAAGTGGATTACCGGAAAGATAGAAGAGGCATCAAATACCCTAAAAGAAGTAAAATCAAGAAAGATAGGATCGTATTATTTAGGGAAATGTTATCAGGAGCTTGGCGACTATAGTCAGGCTTTAGAGTGTTTCGGACGTTCTAAAAGAACAGATATTGAAGAATTTGATATTACTATGGATATTGCTGAGACAAAGAGAATGTCTGGAGACGTTGAAGGTGCATTGGAAATAATTAAGCGTTTTTTACCATCACACGAAAATGACGCTGAGTTATTTTATCAATGGGGACATTGTTTAGATGACTTGGGAGAATATCAAGAAGCACTTGAGAAGTATGAACAGGCGCTCCAAATTGATCCAAATCATGCAAAGGCTCTTTTCCGTATAGCATTTAATTATGATATAGACGGAGAAGATGAAAAGGCTATTGAGTACTACGAAAGGTGTACAAAACTAAATCCTACGTACAAAAATGCATTTATGAATTTAGGGATATTGTATGAGGATAAAGGTGAATATGATGATGCAGTATATTGCTTTGAAGCAGTTTTAGATGTTGAGCCAACTAATGCCAGGGCATCTCTGTTTGTAAAAGATGCAAAAGCTTCAACAGCTATGTATTACGATGAAGAGGTTTCGAAAAAACAAGGCCGGGAAACTGAAGTACTAAATATTCCTATTTCTGACTTTGAACTCTCAGTAAGAAGTAAGAACTGTCTTGAAAAAATGAATATTCGTACGTTAAAAGACCTTACACGAATTACCGAGGCCGATCTCCTGTCTTTTAAAAATTTTGGAGAAACATCACTGAATGAAATTAAAGCTATTTTATCCCAAAAAGGATTACGGTTAGGACAAGCATTCGAAAGTGATGATGAAACTGAATTATTTGGCGATAATAAAGGTAAAGAGAAAATAATGGATACCGTCGAGACTATTTCAGAGCTTGGACTTTCTACCCGTTGTAGAAATGCACTCTGGAAGGCCGGCATAGAAACCATTGGGGATATTATAGAAAAGAATGAGGCTGAGTTAATCCAAAAAGATATCAAGCAAAATTATATAGATGAGATAAAGGAAAGCCTCTCCAAATTCGGCTTAAGTTTAAAAGTACATAATAATATGAGTACAGAGACAGAGTTAGAAAATAGTTCTATAGAGTAG
- a CDS encoding epoxyqueuosine reductase QueH has product MNLLLHICCACCLCAPLGELRKEGFKVTGLFYNPNIHPFLEFRKRLKALRVFQETDPIPVIYCEDYGIKEYLKNVNYEGNDRCADCYAMRLRFVVAFSKKNGFDAFTSTMLFSVYQNHEQLKTLSENLAREHNSKFIYRDYRYLSECSHDLAKRKMIYRQGYCGCIFSEYERYKDTTRELYKGNISYSKEEKNTVEAFNTEDNTSQKCNCFGG; this is encoded by the coding sequence ATGAATTTATTATTGCATATTTGTTGTGCCTGCTGCCTCTGTGCACCGCTAGGTGAACTGAGGAAGGAAGGTTTCAAAGTAACAGGGCTTTTTTATAACCCGAATATACATCCGTTTCTTGAATTTAGAAAGCGGTTAAAAGCATTGCGTGTATTTCAAGAAACCGACCCTATTCCGGTAATCTATTGTGAAGATTACGGCATAAAGGAATATTTGAAGAATGTGAATTATGAGGGAAATGATCGCTGTGCCGATTGTTATGCCATGCGATTGAGATTTGTGGTTGCTTTTTCAAAAAAAAATGGATTTGATGCTTTTACATCTACCATGTTATTTAGTGTTTACCAGAATCATGAGCAATTAAAAACGCTTTCAGAAAATCTAGCAAGAGAGCATAATAGTAAATTTATTTATCGTGATTATCGCTATCTATCTGAATGCAGTCATGATCTTGCCAAAAGAAAAATGATCTATAGACAGGGTTATTGTGGCTGTATTTTCAGCGAATATGAAAGATATAAAGATACTACCCGAGAGTTATATAAAGGCAACATTTCATATAGTAAAGAGGAGAAAAACACCGTAGAAGCTTTTAATACGGAAGATAATACATCGCAAAAATGTAACTGTTTTGGTGGATAA
- the secD gene encoding protein translocase subunit SecD, producing the protein MAKNLRWRIPLIIIVIAIGTMILYPPSEKVLKREQVKEIDGKVVDRTILEKSWTRVFVTNPTIRETIVHEEVNKDGKKVSTKTVEYVSKGKVKLGLDLKGGSELLYKVRVEEKEDRPGITNEIIEVLKKRIDPQGVIEYRIQEQGSHRILIQVPGAARAEVEGLKNRITRLGKLEFRLGASPDSPEYKDAMEGKQVPGYYKHWLRKKKGEEGEAGKWFLVQNKIAISGEHLSRIYADRKGIEPVVGFEFDAIGKSKFGQLTERNIGKPLAIILDGTLYSAPVIRDRIPGQGIIEGSFTQDEVNDLIAVMRAGSLPADLELEMETMVGPSLGRDSINKGLLAGAVGGAFALLFIGIYYLGIGWVANFANVLNVFLVVATMVLLNATMTLPGIAGLVLMLGMGIDSNVLIFERIREERAKGKPNRAAVKAGYEKAFSAIFDSNVTTLITGVILAAVGTGPVKGFAWTLILGMIINLFTAIFVTRVMYDFFMDLGWIKNFSMFKLIGIPHVKFVNYRYALAIISGICLIGGMTIFILRGNKKYDIDFTGGTLVHLHLNNPIQPGVVRNELAETSYKEAEVQSIWAGENLTQFVSSSNEFGIRIKELNDEKIKEKLTEDIKGALDKVGLFAGIDFLEPTVFNLKLQKPIEENSIRDILKTVGYGQEDLLSLMPVDQPAKKYAINVKGMEDAKKRLQLVNAVVDGLKNNLHFHDVHITLSEITEMVPTQDTDIISPKPFLNVEVSEAIEPALLSFELNRMGFQDVTVKKQLQDAEKIRSYKLMIEGSKTILQDVKQTVKEQISIPSISIRDDAIQVELKEDITKKDFVATIEGIKPLKNDVKSIYALDAPSQLFTVHVQPLSAAKVQEKIREDIINTFQDNLYKEKIHVSFEFIGNVSQGTELSDTQSIDDSVPPVSSAEAIQENESNQVRARMTLSKPLKKEVIEEALASAGYPNILGEGLEEGQEYQAVSVVFNTQDAETIKKTLINAFEIPQPLKRIVSIGSTVAGEMKGRAILAVIFSCIATIFYVWFRFGDFRFGSSAIVAVIHDILITLGAVAIADYLFGNMKIDGAIVAAFLTVIGYSLNDTIVIFDRIRENMGGRGKILTPQLVNDSINQTLSRTLLTGITTIGVLLALFFLGGPEIHGFAFVMLVGIIVGTYSTIFIACPMLLRWKGLSLESPMLPKQNYPTKGKEAALRR; encoded by the coding sequence ATGGCGAAAAATTTAAGGTGGAGGATACCTCTTATTATCATAGTTATTGCTATCGGTACCATGATTTTGTATCCACCATCGGAAAAGGTATTAAAGAGGGAACAAGTCAAAGAGATTGATGGTAAGGTTGTAGATCGCACTATCTTAGAAAAATCATGGACACGCGTTTTCGTAACAAACCCAACTATCCGGGAGACGATTGTACATGAAGAAGTTAATAAAGATGGCAAAAAGGTAAGCACAAAGACCGTTGAGTATGTATCAAAGGGTAAGGTTAAGCTTGGGTTAGACCTCAAAGGTGGTTCCGAGTTACTTTATAAAGTCAGGGTGGAAGAGAAAGAAGATCGTCCGGGGATTACTAATGAAATTATTGAGGTATTAAAAAAGAGGATTGACCCGCAAGGAGTCATAGAATACAGAATTCAAGAGCAGGGAAGCCATCGCATACTTATTCAGGTTCCTGGTGCAGCCAGGGCAGAGGTCGAAGGTTTAAAGAATCGAATTACCCGCCTTGGGAAACTTGAGTTCAGGTTAGGAGCTAGTCCTGATAGTCCTGAGTATAAAGATGCAATGGAAGGAAAGCAAGTTCCCGGTTATTATAAACATTGGTTGCGAAAGAAAAAGGGAGAAGAGGGTGAGGCAGGTAAGTGGTTTCTTGTTCAGAATAAAATAGCAATTTCAGGAGAACATCTATCCAGAATATACGCTGATCGTAAGGGTATTGAGCCTGTGGTTGGTTTTGAATTTGATGCGATTGGCAAATCTAAATTTGGCCAACTTACCGAGCGTAACATTGGTAAGCCTTTAGCAATTATCCTGGATGGCACTCTCTATTCAGCGCCAGTGATACGCGATCGTATTCCGGGGCAAGGGATTATTGAGGGAAGTTTCACCCAAGATGAAGTTAATGATCTTATTGCTGTAATGCGTGCGGGAAGTCTTCCCGCAGATCTTGAGCTAGAGATGGAAACCATGGTAGGACCTAGTCTGGGAAGGGATTCGATCAATAAAGGATTATTAGCCGGTGCTGTAGGCGGCGCCTTTGCCCTCCTCTTTATTGGAATTTATTATTTAGGAATCGGATGGGTTGCTAACTTTGCAAATGTTTTGAATGTCTTTTTGGTAGTTGCAACGATGGTGTTACTCAATGCTACCATGACACTTCCTGGTATAGCAGGTTTGGTGCTCATGCTAGGTATGGGAATTGATTCTAATGTGCTTATTTTCGAGAGAATTCGTGAGGAAAGAGCAAAAGGAAAGCCCAATCGTGCAGCCGTAAAGGCCGGATATGAGAAGGCGTTTTCAGCTATTTTTGACTCTAATGTTACTACGTTAATTACAGGAGTGATACTCGCCGCAGTCGGTACTGGCCCTGTAAAAGGCTTTGCATGGACATTAATCCTTGGAATGATTATCAACTTGTTTACCGCTATTTTTGTAACACGGGTTATGTATGATTTTTTCATGGATTTAGGCTGGATAAAGAATTTTTCCATGTTCAAATTAATTGGCATTCCTCACGTTAAATTTGTTAATTACCGATATGCTTTGGCGATTATTTCCGGCATATGCCTTATTGGCGGGATGACCATATTTATTCTTCGTGGAAACAAGAAATATGATATCGATTTTACCGGTGGTACCCTGGTTCATTTGCATCTCAATAATCCAATACAACCTGGAGTTGTAAGGAATGAGCTGGCCGAGACAAGTTATAAAGAGGCTGAGGTCCAGAGTATTTGGGCTGGTGAGAATTTAACACAGTTTGTATCATCATCCAATGAATTCGGAATCCGAATAAAAGAATTGAATGATGAAAAGATAAAAGAAAAATTAACGGAAGATATAAAGGGTGCTTTAGATAAAGTAGGTTTATTTGCAGGAATTGATTTTCTTGAGCCAACAGTATTTAATCTTAAGTTGCAAAAGCCGATAGAGGAGAATTCGATTCGGGATATTCTCAAAACAGTCGGGTATGGCCAGGAAGATTTGCTATCGCTAATGCCTGTTGATCAGCCTGCAAAAAAATATGCAATAAATGTAAAAGGAATGGAAGATGCCAAAAAGCGTTTACAACTTGTTAATGCGGTTGTGGATGGATTAAAAAATAACTTACATTTTCATGATGTTCATATAACGTTGTCTGAAATCACTGAAATGGTACCGACTCAGGATACAGATATAATATCACCGAAGCCTTTTCTGAATGTGGAAGTTAGTGAAGCAATAGAACCAGCCCTTCTCAGTTTTGAATTAAACAGGATGGGATTTCAGGATGTTACCGTAAAAAAACAGTTACAAGATGCTGAAAAGATACGTTCTTATAAATTAATGATCGAAGGTTCAAAAACAATTTTGCAAGATGTAAAGCAAACAGTGAAGGAGCAGATCTCTATACCGAGCATTTCTATCAGAGATGATGCTATTCAGGTGGAATTAAAAGAGGATATTACGAAAAAAGATTTTGTAGCTACGATTGAAGGAATTAAACCTCTAAAAAATGATGTAAAAAGTATTTACGCACTGGATGCTCCCTCACAATTATTTACTGTTCATGTACAGCCCTTGAGTGCCGCAAAGGTGCAAGAGAAAATTCGAGAGGATATAATTAATACCTTTCAAGATAATTTGTATAAAGAAAAAATACATGTTTCTTTTGAATTTATCGGGAACGTTTCTCAAGGCACAGAACTTAGTGATACACAATCGATTGACGATAGTGTTCCACCAGTCTCATCTGCAGAAGCAATCCAAGAAAACGAGTCAAATCAAGTACGAGCCCGTATGACTTTGTCAAAACCTTTAAAAAAGGAAGTTATTGAAGAGGCGCTAGCCTCGGCTGGCTACCCCAACATCCTCGGTGAAGGTTTGGAGGAAGGGCAAGAGTATCAAGCTGTTTCTGTTGTTTTCAATACTCAAGATGCAGAAACAATAAAAAAGACCTTAATAAATGCATTCGAAATACCCCAACCACTGAAGAGAATTGTTAGTATCGGTTCCACTGTTGCTGGCGAAATGAAGGGCCGGGCTATTCTGGCTGTGATATTCTCTTGTATTGCAACGATATTTTATGTGTGGTTCCGGTTTGGAGATTTTCGATTTGGCTCATCCGCAATTGTTGCTGTTATCCACGATATTTTGATTACCCTTGGCGCTGTGGCTATAGCTGATTATTTATTTGGAAATATGAAGATCGACGGAGCCATAGTAGCGGCATTTCTTACGGTAATCGGCTATTCTCTGAATGATACGATTGTTATATTTGATAGAATTAGGGAAAATATGGGCGGACGGGGTAAAATACTCACACCTCAACTGGTTAATGATAGTATTAATCAAACTTTAAGCCGAACTCTTTTAACAGGTATTACCACTATTGGCGTATTGCTTGCCCTGTTCTTCCTGGGTGGACCAGAGATTCATGGATTCGCATTTGTCATGCTGGTCGGAATTATAGTAGGTACCTATTCTACCATTTTTATTGCATGTCCCATGTTGCTCAGATGGAAGGGTCTCTCTCTGGAAAGCCCGATGTTACCAAAGCAAAATTACCCAACGAAAGGAAAGGAAGCCGCTTTAAGGCGATGA
- the tgt gene encoding tRNA guanosine(34) transglycosylase Tgt encodes MDFKVLAHDKQTKARCGEIRIANHRILTPVFMPVGTQGTVKTLTPLHLKEVNTKIILCNAYHLCLRPGEQIIKRTGGLHKFIGWDGAIITDSGGYQVFSLARLTKVSDNGVEFQSPIDGTKLFLTPERMTQIQNDIGADIIMAFDECVPYPCEQDRASVAVKRTLRWAERCLNTHKNKQQILFGIVQGSVFRELRIECARNLVEMGFDGYAIGGLSVGEGAFLMNEVLEYTGDYLPQDKPRYLMGVGFPSDILDAIEQGIDMFDCVVPTRNGRNGCAFTSTGKIKILNNQYKEDLKPLDEMCNCYTCQNFTKSYLRHLFLANEILGLTLMSLHNIYYFQNLMQQARESIRKGEFKDFKANFLGRQSQ; translated from the coding sequence TTGGATTTTAAAGTCCTGGCACATGATAAGCAAACAAAAGCTAGGTGTGGTGAAATTCGAATCGCTAATCACAGGATTCTAACACCGGTTTTTATGCCAGTTGGGACACAAGGAACTGTCAAAACTTTAACACCATTACACCTAAAAGAGGTTAATACAAAAATTATTTTATGTAATGCGTATCATTTATGCCTCAGGCCAGGTGAGCAGATTATTAAGCGTACGGGTGGCCTTCATAAATTTATAGGTTGGGATGGCGCAATTATTACTGATAGTGGTGGATACCAGGTTTTCTCTTTAGCTAGGCTAACAAAAGTTTCAGATAATGGGGTAGAATTTCAGTCTCCTATTGACGGAACAAAGCTATTCCTTACACCCGAAAGGATGACACAAATACAAAATGATATAGGCGCAGATATTATTATGGCATTCGATGAATGCGTACCATATCCCTGTGAGCAAGATAGAGCTAGTGTAGCTGTGAAAAGAACTCTCAGGTGGGCTGAGCGTTGTCTGAATACCCACAAGAATAAGCAACAAATATTGTTTGGTATTGTTCAGGGAAGCGTATTTAGAGAACTTCGTATCGAGTGTGCAAGAAATCTTGTAGAAATGGGGTTTGATGGATACGCAATCGGAGGTTTAAGCGTAGGAGAAGGCGCTTTTTTAATGAATGAAGTACTTGAATACACAGGAGATTATTTACCACAGGATAAGCCCCGGTATTTGATGGGTGTTGGGTTTCCTAGTGATATTTTAGACGCCATAGAACAGGGAATCGATATGTTTGACTGTGTTGTTCCTACGCGTAATGGAAGAAATGGATGTGCCTTTACCAGTACAGGCAAGATAAAAATACTGAACAACCAATACAAAGAAGACCTTAAGCCTTTGGATGAAATGTGCAACTGTTATACATGCCAAAACTTTACTAAATCATATTTACGGCATCTTTTTCTGGCAAATGAAATCCTGGGATTGACTTTGATGTCGCTTCACAATATATACTATTTTCAGAATTTGATGCAACAAGCAAGAGAATCCATTCGGAAAGGTGAATTTAAAGATTTTAAGGCCAATTTTTTAGGAAGACAATCTCAATAA
- a CDS encoding SpoIID/LytB domain-containing protein gives MVRPLLLTIATMLSSIAGGMPLSCQRSAPEVQDGIYDYKNLLEKKPVIRVLLVKDAREARLAIDDCYQITDSLANIIDRGQGLQKSTISINEGSISVGSKYYNTSEIRITTLREGRIEFNNIRYRGEIRILQQPNNRFSVIEEVDLESFIAGVVGSEMPKAWNEEALRAQAIIARTYAMYKRRIKQDKVYHLDMLELAYRGMSNETVRINKIVQETKGIIMVYNWNIFPAYFHSTCGGHTENSNHVFGDDSIPPLGGVVCNYCNNSKYSLWSKDISKSDIEKKLREANIYVSNIHTINALDQGLGEHCSRIEIISADGTREMSANGFRLLIGPNYLYSTAFYSRSNGKSITFSGKGLGHGVGLCQYGAQNMAKNGFGYESILKHYYPKIELVRVY, from the coding sequence ATGGTTAGGCCACTATTATTAACGATTGCCACCATGTTATCATCTATAGCTGGAGGGATGCCTCTTTCGTGTCAAAGAAGCGCTCCCGAAGTTCAAGATGGGATTTATGATTATAAAAATCTTTTAGAAAAGAAACCTGTCATACGTGTGCTTCTTGTAAAGGATGCCCGAGAAGCCCGATTAGCAATCGATGATTGTTATCAAATTACTGATAGTTTAGCTAATATTATAGATCGGGGTCAAGGATTACAAAAATCTACAATATCGATAAACGAAGGTAGTATTTCTGTAGGAAGCAAATATTACAATACCAGCGAAATACGAATTACAACTCTGCGAGAAGGAAGGATCGAATTTAATAATATACGGTATCGTGGCGAAATTAGGATTTTACAGCAACCTAATAATAGATTTTCAGTCATCGAAGAGGTGGATCTCGAGAGTTTTATTGCAGGTGTTGTTGGTAGTGAAATGCCGAAAGCTTGGAATGAAGAGGCGTTGCGTGCTCAGGCAATAATAGCAAGAACCTACGCTATGTATAAGAGAAGGATAAAACAGGATAAAGTTTACCATCTGGATATGCTGGAACTTGCGTATCGTGGTATGTCAAATGAGACTGTGAGAATCAATAAAATAGTGCAAGAAACCAAAGGTATTATTATGGTATACAATTGGAATATTTTCCCTGCTTATTTCCATAGTACTTGCGGAGGCCATACAGAAAACAGCAATCATGTATTTGGAGATGATAGCATACCACCTTTAGGAGGTGTCGTATGTAATTATTGTAATAACTCGAAATATTCCCTATGGAGCAAGGACATTAGCAAATCAGATATCGAAAAAAAATTAAGAGAGGCAAATATTTATGTTTCGAATATTCACACAATAAATGCTTTAGATCAGGGATTGGGTGAGCACTGTTCAAGGATTGAAATTATTTCTGCGGATGGAACCAGAGAAATGAGCGCAAATGGTTTTCGGCTTCTGATCGGTCCAAATTACTTATACAGCACTGCTTTTTATTCCAGAAGTAATGGGAAAAGCATAACCTTTTCGGGGAAAGGTTTGGGTCATGGTGTAGGACTTTGTCAGTACGGCGCTCAAAACATGGCTAAAAATGGCTTTGGGTATGAATCTATTTTAAAACATTACTATCCAAAGATAGAACTAGTTCGGGTATACTGA